In one window of Sporomusaceae bacterium FL31 DNA:
- the htpX_1 gene encoding protease HtpX homolog: MNAMRTMFLLAGLTGLLLAIGSLLGGSKGMTIMFVVSIVTNFVSYWFSDRIVLSMYGAKEVTPQNAPELIRMLSGLAQKAKISTPKLYIIDADIPNAFATGRNPSNAAVAVTTGIIKVLEPEELEAVFSHELAHIKNRDTLIGTVVATIAGVITMVANIMQWAILLGAGKSSEKGEYSPIATITEIIVMVLLAPLAATLIQFGISRAREFKADETGSLLSGNPLALARALQKIEKLAKNTVMPEATPASSHMFIVNPFSDTNNWLMRLFSTHPDTEQRIEYLVQIANKK; encoded by the coding sequence ATGAATGCCATGAGAACAATGTTCTTGCTTGCTGGTTTAACAGGGTTATTACTAGCAATAGGCAGTTTATTGGGCGGAAGTAAAGGAATGACGATTATGTTTGTAGTATCTATTGTTACAAACTTCGTTAGTTATTGGTTCAGTGATCGCATTGTTCTTAGTATGTATGGAGCAAAAGAAGTCACTCCGCAAAATGCTCCAGAACTAATTCGAATGCTTTCCGGGCTTGCGCAAAAGGCCAAAATATCTACGCCCAAACTATATATTATCGATGCTGATATTCCAAATGCATTTGCAACTGGGCGGAATCCAAGCAATGCTGCTGTAGCTGTAACAACTGGCATCATCAAGGTTCTTGAACCAGAAGAGTTAGAAGCCGTCTTTTCGCATGAATTAGCTCATATAAAAAATCGCGATACGTTAATTGGTACTGTTGTAGCGACCATAGCTGGTGTTATTACAATGGTGGCGAATATTATGCAATGGGCTATTTTATTAGGTGCCGGTAAAAGTAGTGAAAAGGGTGAGTATAGCCCAATTGCTACGATTACTGAAATCATAGTCATGGTACTCTTAGCACCACTGGCTGCAACCTTAATTCAATTTGGCATATCTCGAGCACGCGAATTTAAAGCTGATGAAACCGGTAGTTTACTATCTGGTAATCCACTAGCCTTAGCTAGAGCCCTTCAGAAGATTGAGAAGCTTGCAAAAAATACTGTTATGCCGGAAGCTACTCCTGCATCCTCACATATGTTTATTGTCAATCCATTTAGCGACACGAATAATTGGTTAATGAGGCTCTTTAGTACTCACCCTGATACAGAACAGAGGATTGAGTATTTGGTTCAAATAGCCAATAAGAAATGA
- the ylbK_1 gene encoding putative NTE family protein YlbK — translation MRPKVGLVLGSGGLRGLAHVGVLKVLERENIPIDYIAGCSIGALIGALYCSGHSPDTILKLAKHLKRRHWLDFVVPKMGIFSGDKVLETTRLLTQQKSFADLDIPLAIVATEINKGQEVIFNEGDLAKAVRASVSVPGVFVPYQWNDMLLVDGAVVNSTPIDVVRKMGAELVIAVDLAHAGTVFKITNMFDVIIQSIDIMERELFKHRQHRCNVMIRPDISHIPPSSFESMEECAELGAKSTEAAIDEIRSLLENGC, via the coding sequence ATGCGGCCTAAAGTAGGTTTAGTGCTAGGTTCTGGCGGGTTAAGAGGTTTAGCCCACGTTGGCGTATTGAAAGTGCTGGAAAGAGAAAACATCCCTATTGATTACATTGCTGGGTGTAGTATAGGAGCTTTAATCGGAGCGCTATATTGTTCCGGCCACAGCCCGGATACCATTTTAAAACTTGCTAAACATTTGAAAAGACGACATTGGCTGGATTTTGTGGTTCCTAAAATGGGGATATTTTCAGGCGATAAAGTATTAGAAACTACCCGATTATTAACCCAGCAAAAAAGTTTTGCTGATTTAGATATTCCACTTGCGATTGTTGCTACTGAGATAAACAAAGGACAAGAAGTGATATTTAATGAAGGAGATTTAGCTAAAGCAGTAAGAGCCAGTGTGTCAGTACCTGGCGTTTTCGTGCCCTATCAATGGAATGATATGCTGTTAGTAGATGGGGCTGTTGTAAATTCAACACCCATTGACGTAGTTCGTAAAATGGGTGCTGAGCTCGTTATTGCTGTAGATTTAGCGCATGCCGGCACTGTGTTTAAAATAACGAACATGTTTGATGTTATTATTCAGTCTATTGATATTATGGAGCGGGAGCTATTCAAACATCGTCAGCACCGCTGCAATGTGATGATCCGTCCTGATATTTCTCATATTCCACCAAGTTCTTTTGAATCGATGGAAGAATGTGCCGAGTTAGGTGCTAAGTCAACTGAAGCGGCTATTGATGAAATCAGAAGTTTATTAGAAAATGGCTGTTAG
- the fusA_1 gene encoding elongation factor G encodes MKEYRSSNLRNVGIASHGGAGKTSLTESLLFNSGIISRLGKVDDGTTTTDFEPEEIRRKVTISTALAPCEWREHKINFVDTPGYADFVAEVKGAFKAVDSSVIVLCAAAGVEVETEKVWKYANELQLPRLLFVNKMDRENADFISVLSNMRTALSNNIVPIQLPIGSAETFKGIVDLISLKAMIAAGGNKFMESEIPEEIEEQVLEARQQLIEAVAEMDDDLLTKYLDGEELTISEIKQGLSKGVSQAKIFPVMCGSAYRNIGVTQLLDSVLDYMPSPEQRVIYGKHPLTEAALEIKSGAPLSAMVFKTTADPFVGRLSYMRVFSGTIKPDRVLYNASKGKAERIGNLFTLRGKHQEILTSVHAGDIAVVAKLQETGTGDTLCEKDKPVLFEPMSYPKPMFTMCLETKNKGDEDKIGHALNRIIDEDPTIRVKKDVETGQLLVSGIGELHLDIMTERIKRKFGIDVVLKHPKVPYRETIRGSVKIEGKHKKQSGGHGQFGHVWLQLDPLAPGGNFEFVDSIFGGSVPRQYIPAVEKGVRETLTGGVLAGFPMVDVKVTLYDGSYHTVDSSEMAFKIASSMAIRKGAVQAKPVLLEPICNVEVSVPESFMGDVIGDLNGKRGRIQGMEPVGSGQGVVKAQVPMSELFKYAIDLRSITQGRGTFDMKFSHYEEVPQRLAETIIATNKKEHLVEV; translated from the coding sequence TTGAAAGAGTACAGAAGCAGCAACTTAAGAAATGTTGGGATTGCATCACATGGAGGAGCTGGGAAGACGTCACTGACTGAATCACTTCTGTTTAACTCGGGGATTATCAGCCGTTTGGGCAAGGTTGATGACGGCACAACCACAACAGACTTTGAACCTGAAGAAATCAGACGAAAAGTAACAATTAGTACTGCATTAGCACCTTGTGAATGGCGTGAACATAAAATTAACTTCGTGGATACGCCGGGATATGCGGATTTTGTGGCTGAAGTAAAAGGAGCATTTAAAGCAGTTGACAGTTCGGTTATTGTTTTATGTGCAGCCGCCGGAGTGGAAGTGGAAACAGAAAAGGTATGGAAGTATGCGAATGAGTTACAATTGCCACGCTTGCTATTTGTGAATAAAATGGATCGAGAAAACGCTGATTTTATATCAGTACTTAGTAATATGCGGACTGCGTTAAGTAACAATATTGTACCTATTCAGTTGCCTATCGGCTCAGCGGAAACTTTTAAAGGCATTGTCGATTTAATTAGCTTAAAAGCAATGATTGCAGCAGGCGGAAATAAGTTTATGGAAAGTGAGATACCTGAGGAAATAGAGGAGCAGGTTTTGGAAGCGAGGCAGCAATTGATTGAAGCTGTAGCTGAAATGGATGATGATTTGTTGACAAAATATCTTGATGGTGAAGAGTTGACAATTTCGGAAATCAAACAAGGGCTTTCCAAGGGAGTCAGTCAAGCTAAAATTTTTCCTGTGATGTGCGGCTCAGCTTACCGTAATATTGGTGTCACTCAGTTGTTGGATTCAGTTTTAGATTATATGCCTTCACCAGAGCAAAGAGTAATTTATGGTAAGCATCCTCTTACGGAAGCGGCGCTTGAAATAAAGAGCGGAGCGCCTTTGTCCGCAATGGTATTTAAAACAACTGCTGACCCCTTTGTAGGGCGGCTTAGTTATATGAGAGTTTTTTCCGGTACTATCAAGCCAGACCGTGTTTTGTATAATGCATCTAAAGGTAAAGCCGAACGAATTGGAAATTTATTTACACTGCGCGGAAAACATCAAGAAATTCTCACAAGCGTACATGCGGGTGATATTGCGGTAGTTGCCAAACTTCAAGAAACAGGAACAGGTGATACGTTGTGTGAAAAAGATAAACCTGTATTGTTTGAACCAATGTCTTATCCTAAGCCGATGTTTACCATGTGTTTAGAAACCAAAAATAAAGGTGATGAGGATAAGATTGGTCATGCACTCAACCGCATTATTGATGAAGATCCAACGATTAGAGTTAAGAAAGATGTTGAAACAGGGCAGCTTCTCGTTAGTGGAATTGGTGAGCTGCATTTAGATATTATGACAGAGCGGATAAAACGTAAATTCGGCATTGATGTAGTGCTTAAACATCCGAAAGTTCCCTATCGCGAAACCATCAGAGGTTCTGTTAAGATAGAAGGAAAACACAAGAAACAAAGTGGTGGGCACGGGCAATTCGGTCATGTATGGCTGCAACTTGATCCCTTGGCACCAGGAGGGAATTTTGAGTTTGTTGATTCGATTTTTGGCGGATCTGTTCCGCGACAATACATCCCTGCAGTTGAGAAAGGCGTTCGAGAGACTTTAACTGGTGGTGTTTTAGCTGGTTTTCCTATGGTTGATGTGAAAGTTACTTTATATGACGGCTCTTATCATACTGTGGACTCTTCTGAAATGGCTTTTAAGATAGCCAGTTCGATGGCAATTCGTAAAGGAGCTGTGCAAGCTAAGCCTGTACTTCTTGAACCCATTTGCAATGTTGAAGTAAGTGTTCCAGAATCCTTTATGGGAGACGTTATCGGTGATCTAAATGGTAAACGCGGTCGTATACAAGGTATGGAACCTGTCGGAAGCGGTCAAGGGGTTGTAAAAGCCCAAGTTCCAATGTCAGAATTATTCAAATATGCTATTGATTTACGTTCAATTACACAGGGGCGCGGGACTTTTGATATGAAATTCTCACATTACGAAGAAGTACCCCAGCGTCTTGCAGAAACGATCATAGCAACCAATAAAAAAGAGCATTTAGTTGAAGTCTAA
- the ndk gene encoding nucleoside diphosphate kinase, with amino-acid sequence MERTLVLIKPDGVARALIGTIIHRFEQRGFEITALKLMQLSHEQAELHYHEHIGKPFFDHLIQFITSGPLIAMIVQGDHAIKLVRAMIGATNPVDAQAGTIRGDFATVMAHNVVHGSDGVASAEREIKIFFKQDEIFG; translated from the coding sequence ATGGAAAGAACACTTGTTTTAATAAAGCCAGATGGAGTTGCCCGTGCTTTAATCGGGACAATCATTCACCGATTTGAACAGCGCGGTTTTGAGATTACAGCATTGAAGCTAATGCAATTAAGTCATGAACAAGCTGAATTACACTATCATGAGCATATCGGCAAGCCATTTTTTGATCATCTAATTCAGTTTATCACATCAGGTCCTTTGATTGCGATGATTGTACAAGGAGATCATGCTATCAAATTAGTTCGTGCCATGATCGGAGCAACTAATCCAGTTGATGCACAGGCCGGTACTATACGCGGCGATTTTGCCACTGTCATGGCTCATAATGTGGTCCATGGATCTGATGGTGTAGCAAGCGCTGAGAGAGAAATAAAAATCTTTTTTAAGCAAGATGAGATATTCGGTTAA
- a CDS encoding sporulation integral membrane protein YlbJ — MRIWGRGKRYRSRLQTYLMAFCTVFITIAMVEYPKEAFDSAIVGLNLWWNVVFPSLLPFFILSEILMGVGVVHFIGVLLEPLMRPVFNVPGIGAFAMSMGLASGYPMDAVITCKFRKSKLCSAVEAERLLSFTNTADPLFMFGAVAVGMFGMPELGATIAIAHYLSSFLVGILFRFHGRHRDAYSTDQPPQSQGNIVIRAFRAMFDAKQEDKRSFGQLLGDSVKSSMNTILLIGGFIILFSVFLRILAVVGITNHLDSFFSVILNLIGVSTSLAPALVSGLFEIDLGALAASQANAPLVEKVAIASAVIAWSGLSVHGQVASIVIESGIRMTPYMIARVMHAILASVLTMVLMGPFQGLTKLFIAPVMFNLSNTNSITFWGTRIEQIAYQLLLLLSLLVSISVTLHIIKGLYGYVKR; from the coding sequence ATGAGGATATGGGGCAGAGGCAAACGTTATCGGTCCCGCCTACAAACCTACCTAATGGCTTTCTGTACAGTATTTATTACAATAGCTATGGTAGAATACCCAAAGGAAGCGTTTGACTCGGCCATAGTCGGATTAAATTTATGGTGGAATGTTGTTTTTCCATCCTTATTGCCTTTTTTTATTTTATCCGAAATCCTAATGGGTGTTGGAGTCGTCCACTTTATTGGTGTTTTATTAGAACCACTGATGCGTCCGGTATTTAACGTTCCGGGAATAGGCGCTTTTGCTATGTCAATGGGCTTAGCTTCCGGATATCCTATGGATGCTGTTATTACATGCAAGTTTCGTAAAAGCAAGTTATGCAGTGCTGTCGAAGCGGAACGCTTATTGTCATTTACCAATACAGCTGATCCCTTATTTATGTTCGGAGCTGTAGCTGTTGGCATGTTTGGCATGCCAGAGTTAGGCGCAACAATAGCAATCGCTCATTATCTTTCCAGCTTCTTAGTTGGCATTCTGTTTCGATTCCATGGTCGACATCGGGATGCTTACTCAACTGACCAGCCCCCACAATCTCAAGGTAATATTGTTATTCGCGCTTTTCGCGCCATGTTTGATGCCAAGCAAGAAGACAAACGTTCGTTTGGCCAGCTATTAGGCGACTCAGTTAAAAGCTCGATGAATACAATATTACTTATCGGCGGCTTTATTATTTTATTCTCAGTATTTTTGCGCATTCTCGCCGTTGTCGGAATTACAAATCATTTAGATTCCTTTTTCTCCGTAATTTTAAACCTAATTGGTGTCAGCACTAGTTTAGCGCCTGCTCTTGTCAGTGGGCTGTTTGAAATAGACTTAGGGGCACTTGCAGCCAGCCAAGCAAATGCTCCACTGGTTGAAAAAGTTGCCATTGCTAGTGCGGTTATCGCCTGGAGCGGCCTATCTGTACACGGCCAGGTCGCAAGTATCGTAATTGAATCAGGCATCAGAATGACTCCATATATGATAGCCAGAGTTATGCATGCCATTTTAGCTTCTGTCTTAACTATGGTATTAATGGGTCCATTCCAAGGCTTAACAAAACTATTTATCGCACCAGTCATGTTCAACCTCAGTAACACGAACTCAATAACTTTCTGGGGAACACGTATTGAGCAAATAGCGTATCAGCTTTTGCTGCTGTTAAGTCTATTAGTATCAATTTCAGTAACTTTACACATTATTAAAGGACTATACGGCTATGTAAAAAGATAA
- a CDS encoding RNA methyltransferase, translated as MRIITGSAKGAKLKAPRGLDTRPTTDRVKESIFNILGNAVCEAIVLDLFAGTGSLGLEALSRGARQAVFVDQSIASIQVIKDNVDHTKMSDKSEILKSDVLKTIEKFTRIENLFDIVFCDPPYNKGYINKVLQLIDKGAIVAEQAILVLEHSRHEPPATQWGNLILKRSERYGETIVSFLIYNSQQTQKSED; from the coding sequence ATGAGAATAATAACAGGAAGTGCAAAAGGAGCAAAATTAAAAGCACCACGCGGACTGGATACCAGGCCCACCACCGATCGTGTTAAAGAATCTATCTTTAATATTTTAGGAAATGCCGTTTGTGAAGCAATCGTTCTGGACTTGTTTGCCGGTACGGGCAGTTTAGGATTGGAAGCTTTAAGCCGCGGGGCACGACAAGCAGTCTTTGTTGATCAAAGTATAGCCAGCATTCAGGTGATTAAAGATAATGTTGATCATACTAAAATGTCTGACAAGTCGGAAATACTTAAAAGCGATGTATTGAAAACAATAGAGAAATTTACAAGAATCGAAAATTTATTTGATATTGTTTTCTGTGACCCACCTTATAATAAAGGGTATATTAATAAGGTTTTACAGTTAATTGATAAAGGTGCCATCGTTGCGGAACAAGCAATTCTTGTTCTGGAGCATTCACGTCATGAGCCGCCGGCAACTCAATGGGGCAACTTGATATTAAAACGCAGTGAACGGTATGGTGAAACTATAGTTAGTTTTCTTATTTATAACTCGCAGCAAACACAGAAATCGGAGGATTAG
- the coaD gene encoding phosphopantetheine adenylyltransferase has protein sequence MRIAVCPGSFDPVTNGHLDIFERASNMYDLVIVAVFHNPNKKPLFSMEERVELLAISTQHIPNIKIDSFSGLLNDYVKQQNTNIIVRGLRALSDFEYEFQRALLIKKVDPVIETVFMMTSSEYSFLSSSGIKELAKFGGSIKGLVPECVETRIGQRMRESGY, from the coding sequence GTGCGAATTGCAGTATGTCCAGGAAGCTTTGATCCCGTGACAAATGGTCATCTTGATATATTTGAACGGGCGAGTAATATGTATGATTTAGTTATTGTTGCTGTATTTCATAACCCCAACAAAAAGCCTTTATTTAGCATGGAAGAACGAGTAGAGTTGTTAGCTATTTCTACTCAGCATATTCCTAATATTAAAATTGATTCTTTTTCTGGCCTTTTAAACGATTATGTAAAACAGCAGAACACAAACATTATTGTAAGAGGATTAAGGGCGCTTAGTGATTTCGAATATGAATTTCAACGGGCGTTGTTGATAAAGAAAGTTGACCCTGTCATTGAAACTGTATTTATGATGACAAGTAGTGAGTATTCATTCTTAAGTTCAAGCGGAATTAAAGAATTGGCTAAATTTGGCGGGTCAATAAAAGGACTTGTCCCTGAATGCGTAGAAACAAGGATAGGACAACGGATGCGAGAGAGTGGATATTAG
- a CDS encoding gamma carbonic anhydrase family protein, translated as MNQNILSYRGVKPQFDETVYVAPGVFVIGDVTIGECANIWYNTVLRGDIQPIKIGKYTNIQDNSTVHVMYDHPAIIGDYVTVGHGAIIHGCTVGNNCLIGMGAIILGYAEIGDNCIIAAGSLIPERKKIPPNSLVMGSPGKVVRTLTEEEIQGIRESALKYYEVAKNYQE; from the coding sequence ATGAATCAAAACATTCTTTCTTATCGCGGAGTTAAGCCGCAATTTGATGAAACTGTGTATGTTGCGCCAGGTGTTTTTGTAATCGGTGATGTCACTATTGGCGAGTGTGCGAATATTTGGTATAACACGGTGTTGCGGGGCGATATACAACCGATTAAGATCGGAAAGTATACGAACATTCAAGATAATTCAACGGTACATGTTATGTATGATCATCCGGCTATTATTGGTGACTATGTAACGGTAGGTCATGGTGCAATCATTCATGGGTGTACTGTCGGTAATAATTGCTTAATTGGTATGGGTGCAATTATTCTTGGATATGCTGAAATTGGTGACAACTGCATTATAGCAGCTGGTTCATTAATCCCAGAACGCAAAAAAATCCCACCGAATTCATTAGTGATGGGATCACCAGGGAAAGTTGTCCGAACACTGACTGAAGAGGAAATTCAAGGCATTAGAGAATCAGCGCTAAAATATTATGAAGTAGCTAAAAACTATCAGGAGTAA
- a CDS encoding peptidase M28, whose protein sequence is MDKTLDWLKEITEAPGISGFENPIKELLIQKMSTIAEVTYDKIGSVIFKKNGAKAGPKIMLASHMDEIGFMVKSITNDGFIKFVTIGGWWEQVMLGQRVTVMTSKGSIPGVIGSKPPHILSPDERKKVVQKKDMYIDIGASDEKEAKSVFGVRPGDAVIPFSNFTVMANEKLLMAKAWDNRVGCAIMANVLELMTNELHPNTVYGVGTVQEEVGLRGATTSAGVINPDIAFAVDTCVAGDTPGVTVDQAPAKLGKGIAITIYDSSMIPHTKLRDFVIHIAEKNNIPHQLAFTEGGGTDAGRIHVHGQGVPSLVLSIPTRYIHSHNSIIHRDDYDSAIRLLVAILKELDFEKYEELLK, encoded by the coding sequence ATGGATAAAACATTAGACTGGTTGAAGGAAATAACTGAAGCACCTGGTATTTCAGGTTTTGAGAATCCTATCAAGGAATTATTAATTCAAAAAATGAGTACAATTGCTGAAGTAACTTACGATAAAATTGGGAGTGTTATATTTAAAAAGAATGGCGCAAAAGCTGGCCCTAAAATTATGTTAGCAAGCCATATGGACGAAATAGGGTTTATGGTTAAATCGATAACGAATGATGGATTTATCAAGTTTGTTACGATAGGTGGATGGTGGGAGCAAGTCATGCTCGGACAACGAGTTACTGTTATGACGTCTAAAGGAAGTATACCTGGCGTTATCGGCAGTAAGCCTCCTCACATATTATCCCCCGATGAGCGTAAGAAGGTTGTACAGAAAAAGGATATGTATATTGATATCGGTGCTTCAGATGAAAAAGAGGCAAAAAGTGTTTTCGGAGTTCGACCTGGTGATGCGGTTATTCCCTTTAGCAACTTTACGGTTATGGCGAATGAAAAATTGCTTATGGCCAAAGCCTGGGATAACCGAGTAGGCTGTGCAATTATGGCAAATGTACTAGAGTTAATGACTAATGAGTTACATCCAAATACAGTCTATGGGGTAGGAACAGTTCAGGAGGAGGTAGGCTTGCGTGGCGCTACAACTAGTGCTGGAGTCATTAATCCTGATATTGCCTTTGCAGTCGATACGTGTGTGGCTGGTGATACACCTGGAGTAACTGTTGACCAGGCTCCAGCGAAACTCGGTAAGGGTATTGCAATTACAATTTATGATTCCAGCATGATCCCCCACACCAAATTGCGTGATTTTGTTATCCATATTGCTGAAAAAAATAATATTCCCCATCAACTGGCTTTTACCGAAGGCGGCGGCACTGACGCTGGGCGTATTCATGTTCATGGCCAAGGTGTTCCAAGTCTTGTATTAAGTATTCCAACCCGATATATCCATAGTCATAACAGTATCATTCATCGTGATGATTATGACTCGGCAATCAGACTGCTTGTTGCAATTTTAAAAGAACTAGATTTCGAAAAGTATGAGGAGTTGTTAAAGTAA
- a CDS encoding UPF0348 protein, which produces MKTVGIIAEYNPFHNGHQWQINQARKLSGSDYIICVMSGNFVQRGELAIFDKWKRAEMAVLGGADLILELPVVFSVRSAQYFAAGGVRLLNALGNVSHLCFGTEHPDLNILKRIASAIDDKKTLDTLHSNLQLGQTYAAALSNAIHASHNIPFNILNEPNNILAVEYLRSINKYRATLTPIAVPRRESHYHDTIISGTFASATAVRKSLLSHASTSVQKAIPPSSYDIIEQLITTNRGPASAAKLENIILAKLRTANLIDLEQLPDVSEGLHYKLQKSALNASSVQELLTMVKSKRYTNTRLQRILIHTLLGISQNVLNEFDQTGPLYARVLAFNDRGRAILKEFNKNSALPIITKTTQFLSSISRNTANLNAMQKMLSYDTVATDVYALSLPGSPWTRGGWDFRTSPYYEG; this is translated from the coding sequence ATGAAAACAGTCGGAATCATAGCCGAGTATAATCCATTTCACAATGGGCATCAATGGCAGATTAACCAAGCCCGGAAATTATCCGGATCTGACTATATTATTTGTGTAATGAGCGGAAATTTTGTCCAACGGGGTGAGCTGGCAATTTTTGATAAATGGAAAAGAGCAGAAATGGCCGTACTGGGTGGAGCTGATCTTATTCTCGAACTACCAGTAGTTTTTTCAGTACGAAGTGCTCAATATTTTGCAGCCGGAGGCGTAAGGCTTTTAAATGCATTGGGTAATGTTTCTCACCTTTGCTTTGGCACCGAGCATCCTGATCTAAATATACTTAAGCGGATTGCCTCTGCAATTGATGATAAAAAAACTCTCGATACTCTCCATAGCAACCTCCAACTAGGACAAACTTATGCCGCCGCGTTAAGTAATGCCATTCATGCATCACACAATATCCCATTCAATATTCTTAACGAACCTAACAATATATTAGCGGTAGAATATTTGCGTTCTATCAATAAATATAGAGCCACGCTGACCCCTATTGCCGTTCCAAGACGTGAATCACATTATCACGATACGATAATCTCCGGCACCTTTGCCAGCGCCACAGCGGTGAGAAAATCACTGTTAAGCCATGCAAGCACATCTGTTCAGAAAGCAATTCCTCCATCTAGTTATGACATCATTGAGCAACTGATAACAACTAACCGCGGACCAGCCAGTGCCGCTAAGCTTGAAAATATTATTCTTGCAAAATTAAGAACAGCAAATTTGATAGATTTAGAACAGCTGCCGGATGTGTCAGAGGGACTGCATTATAAATTGCAAAAATCAGCATTAAATGCTAGCAGTGTACAAGAATTATTAACAATGGTTAAAAGTAAACGCTATACAAACACCAGACTGCAACGCATATTGATCCATACACTATTAGGCATTTCACAGAATGTTTTAAATGAATTTGATCAAACTGGTCCACTATACGCCAGAGTTTTAGCTTTTAATGACCGGGGCCGCGCGATATTAAAAGAATTTAATAAAAACTCCGCTCTTCCGATCATTACAAAAACAACACAATTTTTAAGCAGCATAAGTCGTAACACTGCTAATCTTAATGCCATGCAAAAAATGCTATCCTATGATACTGTAGCTACAGACGTTTATGCATTAAGCTTACCTGGCTCCCCCTGGACTCGAGGTGGTTGGGATTTTAGAACTTCACCTTATTATGAAGGCTAA
- a CDS encoding ATP--cobalamin adenosyltransferase has protein sequence MSVYTKTGDKGTTGLFTGERVDKDCMRVEAYGNVDEINSALGLARAWCNKKEICEELFNLQKLLMLIMAELASLNGAAEYVTAEHIQKLEQTIDRFDKQLPPLSSFLIPGETKGGAFLDMARTTIRRAERQVWRLSKSEAVSEKLIIALNRLSDLCFVLMRFEEQN, from the coding sequence ATGAGCGTTTATACTAAAACAGGTGATAAGGGAACCACGGGTCTATTCACAGGTGAGCGCGTTGACAAGGATTGTATGAGAGTGGAAGCATATGGTAATGTAGATGAAATAAACTCAGCACTTGGATTGGCTCGTGCCTGGTGCAATAAGAAGGAAATATGCGAAGAATTATTCAATTTGCAAAAACTTCTTATGCTGATTATGGCCGAATTAGCCAGCTTGAATGGTGCCGCTGAATATGTAACTGCGGAACATATTCAGAAGTTAGAGCAAACTATTGATCGATTTGATAAGCAGTTACCACCGCTAAGTAGTTTCCTAATCCCTGGCGAAACAAAAGGTGGGGCATTTTTAGATATGGCGAGAACTACTATTCGCAGGGCGGAACGTCAAGTGTGGCGATTATCTAAAAGCGAGGCAGTTAGTGAGAAATTAATTATTGCCTTGAATCGTCTGTCTGATCTATGCTTTGTGCTTATGCGGTTCGAAGAACAAAATTAA